A region of the Paenibacillus sp. J23TS9 genome:
TCTGCTGATGAAGCATAAGAAAAAAGTGTTCCGACGCGTCATCGGCACGATCGTGCTGGCAGGATGGGTGACGCCGGAAATTGTGTGCGCCCTATGCTTGTACAGCTTTTTCGGCGATGAAGGCACTTTAAACGCGATTATCACCTTTTTTGGCATACCGGCAGTGACCTGGCTTTTTACCGTCCCCATGCTGACGATAATACTCGCCAACATCTGGCATGGGACCGCATTTTCCATGCTTGTGTTTCAAGCGGCGCTGGATGATGTGCCAAACGAGATTGAGGAGGCTGCTGTTGTCGATGGCGCTTCCAAGCTGCAGATTTTATTCCGGATTACCATTCCGTATATTAAAGAGACTATCACAACGAACATGATGCTTGTTACGCTGCAGACGCTTGGCGTCTTCGGACTGATCTATGCCATGACCGGAGGCGGACCCGGCACATCCACGACAACACTTCCGATATTCATGTACAATCAAGCCTTTGTTAATTACCAGCTCGGTTACGGAACAGCCATATCACTGCTGCTGCTGCTCATTGGAATCGTGCTCAGTCTGTTCTATATCCGCTCTTTAAAAGATTAAACTCTTGTAATTGTAAGATGAGTGAGTATGCATTAGTTCATTTAATAAAGAAGGAGATTTCGTATGGATACGAACCAGCGCAACCTCATATACCGAATCCTTCCTTACGTCATATTATCGTTCATCGGGATCTGTTTTCTGCTGCCGCTCCTGTGGGTGCTGGTGGCATCCGTGGATCCAAATGCGATGCAGTCTCTGAAAATGCCAAAGCAGATAACGGCGGGGAATTATATGGATGTGATCACCAGTCATGAAAATCAGCGTGCTTATGTGATCGGACTACTGATGTCACTTGGCCAAGCTGTCATTGTAGTACTGCTGGCACTGCTTGCCGCATATCCGTTGTCCCGGTATCAGTTGAAATACAAGAAGCCGTTTATGCTGACGATTCTGTTTATGACTTCACTTCCAATTACAGCGGTTATGGTACCGGTATATCAATTGTTTTTGAGCTTAAAGCTGTATGATAATAATGTGGGTGTTGTACTCTTTTACGTTGCATCGTCTATGCCATATGGAATCTGGATGCTCAAAAACTTCATGGATTCCGTTCCAGGAGACCTGGAAGAAGCAGCATGGGTAGATGGTGCCTCGGTATTTGCAGGAATCCGCAAAATCATTGCACCTCTGATGGTACCAGGGATTTGTACGGTAGCCATCTTTACCTTTTCCGGCAGTTGGGGGAATTTCTTCGTACCTTACATATTGCTGCAAACGCCTGAAAAGTTCCCGGCGTCTCTGAAGCTCTACCAGTTCTTCGGTCAATATGGCATGGTGGATTACGGCAGACTGGCGGCGTTCTCCGTGTTATATGCATTGCCTTCCATTGTGCTCTATATCCTGTCGCAGCGGTTTATGTCCAAAGGCTTTAGCATGCAGGGCGGGACGAAGGGGTAAAGAACATGCAATTCAGAAAAATAACGACAAAACAAGATAGACAATGAAAAACGGGCCCGGTGTAGAAACCGGCCCGTCTTTTTTTGCTGCAAGCTTCTTATCGCTCCTGGTTGGAGATCATATCTGAAAGCTTCTTCATTGTATTCCAGTTGCGGACCGTTCCGGGTGTCCCCAGTTTGGCCAGATGCACCGCCAGCTTGGAGTCACGAATGCTTTTGCGAAAGAGCAGATGAACATCGGGTCCGATAATTGTATATTCATCATTACCCTTTTCCGCAGCCGCCAGCCTGTTGAGACCATCTTCATGCGGAACACTGGAGAGCATCGAAACATGGATAGATTCACCTTCCAAGAGAGTCTCTTCCTTGTAGGGGCACTGACGCATAATGGCTTCGAAATCCGCAGAACTGCGGATGACGACCGAAATGCTGAATCCAAAAGTACTTTGGATCTGGTCTTCTATTAATCGTTGGAGGGAAGAGGCATCAAGCTCAGAGGTTAGCACCACATTTCCGCTTTGTATGTAGGTTTGTACTTGCTTGCAGCCGGCTGCTTCCAAAACATCCCTCAGTTCAGACATCTTAATCTTGTTATGTCCGCCGACATTAATGCCGCGGAGCAGGGCAGCGTACACAGTCATTTTTCGGTTTCATCTCCAATCAGAAAATGGAATACAGATATGTACAATATATCGCATCATGAAGGGCATCGCAATTGGTATCAGCGCAACCTTATGATCGTATGGTTCGTCTAATTCATTAGTAGAATTTTCATATTTTTGGAGACTGACAGGAGGAAAATGACGCATGTCAATCAAAACTAAAGCCGTGACGGTGATGACCATCTTAAGCTTGACCGCGGTTATGTCTGCAGGTTCTGTGTTAACAAATGCGAATCCAGTAGCATCAGCTGCATCTTCTTCGGTGTTACGCCAGAAGAGCGGTCCTATCCAAGTAACCTTAAATGGTGGAAGCTATATTTTTGAGAATGCTCCACTTATGGATAAAGGGACGGTGTATGTACCGCTCCGTGATCTGGGAGAAATGCTCGGCATCCAAGTATTTTGGGATATTACAACCAAGGATATTTCCATTACCTATCCTGGTACGCTGATCCATATGCCTTTTGGTGGCAAAGAAGCCGTGATTAACGGTAAGAAAGTAACGCTGAGCACTCCTGCCCGCATCATCGGTGGGCGAGCCTATCTACCGCTGCGGTTTGTATCGGAATCGCTCGGTATTAACGTGCAGTGGAACGCAGCTAAGCGCACGGTAGCAGTCACATATTCCTCAGCATATACCACAGGGATCGGAGTAAATACGGTTGTGTGGTTAAACCGGAAAACCGGTGAGGTTCTCGTAGCACACCCATTTAATGCCAAGCCGGTATCCATTGGAAAACTGGACTTGGATCTAAAGGAGCATTTGAGCATCGATGCGCAGCTTTTAACAGACGGGGGAATGATGTTAACCGTTATCGATAACTATGGCGAACCTCATATTCATAATAATGTCTACACGGCCTATGTTAAAAATAACAAGATCGTGAAGCAGGCCAAAGCCTATTACTTTAAGCGGTTTGAACGGAGTATCGTATCTTATGATAATCATCCGCTGCTGCTGGACGGGAAGACGCTAACAGTATTGGACACTGAAGGTACGGTAGTCAAAACCTATGATCTGCCAGCACTCGGCGGCAAGGATGAGGAATATTCGGTTGCTGCCGTTAGCGAAACATTTCTGATCATTCGCCCCAATGATACCGGACTGTTAACGCTCATTAATCTGAAGGATAACTCTCGAACCTTGCTGTATAAAGAGCTCCTCACACCGGAAGAGCAGGAGTATTCCGAGAAAAATGATATTCCTTATTACGGGGATGAATTGAGTTTTTACGGAGCTTCAGAGAATGGAATCTTAACTTTTTCATATGATAGTCCTTTAACAGGAAAGAATCGGAAACTGCACTACACCATGAAACCATAGTTAGAAAAAGAACATACCGCTTTTATGCGGTATGTTCTTTTATTACGTCTTAGGCCTATGTCGTCAAACATTCATTTATCTCGCAAAAAGCCAGCAATCTTTGTGCAATTATCGCTGCATCGGCGGGTACTTGCTCGGATGCATAGCTTCCCAGCTCCTTATGGCTGCCGATCATGACCGAAGTATGGGCATGCTGAAACATGGTAATATCGTTCGCGTCATTGCCGAAAGCAACATAGGATTGGTCTTCGACTCCCAGCTTCATAAGTCCGCTCCATTTATCAATCCCAGGAGGACTGATATCCAGAATCCCTTCATTCCCATGCACATGCACAACCACCGGCAATGCCGATAGCTGATTCATGATTAGTCCAGGGTCGGGTATTTCCAGCAAAACCATTTTCATGATGATATCCATGGAAGCCAAAGGAATCTGTTTTGCCCGCTTCTCTGGATCGACATTGCGTCTGATGGGATGGTCCTCATTTCCAGTAAAGGCATAGTCCCATTCGCTGTCAATTAAGTATTTCAGGTTTTGAAGTTGAATCATCGAGAGAATATGGTTTTTTACGTCTTCTTCAAAATGAACGGTTGAAATGATATGGTTATCTTTAGCGACGAACGCGCCGTTTCCACCAACCATCGGATAAGCCTGCATCTGCGGTGGAAGGACAGGGAGCAGGTCACGAATCGGGCGGGCAGAAGCAAAAATAATCTCATGATCATGGCGCGCCAGCTCCTCCAGTGCCTCAACGATGACTTTGCTTAGTGGTTTTCCTTGAAAACAAATCGTTCCGTCCAGATCAAACACGAACTTCATTGTACACATCCTTGCTGTTTTTTTGATATCATCATAAGCGGCCACCAGAACAAAGAAAAGGACCGATGTCCTGAAAGGATAGCTATTCCATGAAAATCATACACGATACAGAGCTTTTACACTCTAAATTGCAGCATTTCGATATCCCGAGTCTATTTACTTGTAAGGACGGTATTCCTTTTGAGCTCCGTAGTTATGAGAAACAAGAGCTTGTACTCGAAGAAGGAGAGCAGATGGATGCCATCTTGTTCCTTGTGGAGGGTAAGGTGAAAATTTCATCCAGCGTTCAGACGGGAAAGGCGCTGCTGCTGCGCTTTTGTGAGCCTTTTGCGATTATGGGTGACATTGAGCTCATTCAAAAAGTCGTAGTACAGTCGCAGGTTGAAGCCGTCGAACGGACCTACTGTGTTGCGGTGCCTTTTAGGTACATATATGAGCATCTCATTACCGATCCAAAGTTTTTAATGTCCTTGCTCACGCATGTTACTTATAAACTTCAGACCTGCACAACGGCTTCACGCGTGAATTTATTAGCTTCGGTCGAAAACCGTTTTGCCAGCTATATGCTGACTACACTGGAGAAGGAGAACGAATTCGGCAAAGAAATCCGGACAACAAACACCCATGAGATTGCGGATTTGATCGGCACGACATCGAGGCATCTGAACAGAGTGATTTTGAAATTATCCGAGCAGGGTCTCATTCGCAGGGAAGGGGACATTGTTCAAGTAGTTGATCAGATTCGGCTGGCTGAAATTACGCAGGGTCTTCGCTATGAATAAATCGGCAGCCAGTAAAATCATCGGGCGATTACATGAGGTGTCTTTGCTGCACACGAGTAGAAGAGGGGAGCAGAGTGGTATCGCTTTTAAGGGGAACTCGTTGAGAAAGGGAACAGATTTCCATTCAAACAAAACAACGTCGATTTGTCTTTGGAAATGAGTAAAATCAACGCATCGCATAGTTCAGATAGTCCAAGGGCAGAAAGCTCGCGAATATCGAAGAAGCGATCCCAAAAGATCTGGCTAGATACCGGCAGCACATTCGATGCGGATACCACCATATCGGATTGTATGAGCACCGCTCCATGAGATAATTGGCTTTCCGGATGGAAAATGGACTCGATCAGCTGGCTTGATATTTTGGCGTTTATAGGCGTTCCGTCTTTGATCAGAGGAGCAACAGGATCGTTTTTTTCAAGTACGATCAGCGCTGTTTGACCTTTCAAACTCATTTTATGGATTGAACGGGAGATCTCTTTACTATAATTCGTATACTCGGTAAGAAGGCAGTTCAAAAAATAAGTGGATGTGATGGATTCCAATTCAGACAATCCCTTAGTGATCTCCTCGATATCATTCAAAATTTGTATATCATTCTGTTCGAGTGTAGCGATATCATGGTCTAGAATTGTTGCAATATGTGTAAGCTTGTCCGTCAGATCGTTTCGTAACAACGGATAATCTCCGGTACAGTAATTTCTGTCCATTCGTGAATATCACTCCTAAAAAACATGGTGGTTTCATGTTGGAACTTGAAAAGTATAAATCGATCCATGATAAGCAAACGATTCTTTGCCTGTCTCTTCGGATACGACAAAAATTAATGCATCCGATTTCTCCGACAAACCAATGGCCGCACGGTGACGGGTTCCTAATTTTACATGTTTATAGGTTTTGCGGGTGAGCGGAAGGATATTCGCTGCTGAAAAAATGATATCATTCTGAATCAAAACGGCTCCATCATGGAGTGGGGTGCCCACATGAAAAATGGAATCTAATAGCAAGCTTGAAATTTCTGCGGAGAGGGGGATACCTTTCGTAATCAGATCCTCAATCGGATCTTGCCTTTGGATGACGATCAGTGCTCCTTTGCGTTTGGAGCTTAATTGTCGTACAGCGTTGAAAATGATATTACATTTATGGGTGTAAGGAGCCAGTAGGCGGTTTAAATGATATGAAGACGCCATGTTGGCCATATCCGTTAATTTTTTCGAAAGTGTTTTAATATCCTTTAATATATCGATGTCCTCTTGATCCAAGGAGGCGATTAAAGCATGGATGTCCTTGGATATGCTCACTAGCCGCGTTTTAATTTCATGCATTTGCGGAGTTAAATCTCTGCACTTCTCTTCCGATTCCATCTGCTGCCCTCCTTATCTCGTTATAGTTATTCCCACGAATGGATACAATTATCGGATAAAAAAAGAGCCGCCCGAAAGTCATGAACATGACGATCAAGGCAGCTCTTATTCAGATCTTAGCGAAGGACTTTCAAAGCACCGCTCCAAGCGAGTACTTGGTCCAGCATTCCATTAATATTGATGAGATGAAGATCCGCCGGCTTGAAAACCGTTCCGTTCTCAAAATCAGTAAACAACGATAGCGCTGGATGAACGCGGACGTCCGCAACGGACAATTCTCCCAAAATGCCGCGCAGATGCTCTGCGGCACGAGCACCACCGACCGAACCATAGCTTACGATTCCGGCAGCTTTATTGTTCCATGCATCACGCGCGAAATCCAGTGCGTTTTTGAGGGAAGCGGTGATGCTGTGGTTGTATTCCTGCACGATGAATACGAAACCGTCCAAACCTGCAAGTTTGGTATTCCAAGCTGTCGCTTGTTCTGTAGCATCGGCTTCTCCCAATAGCGGGAGTTTATAATCGGCGATATCTACGATTTCATAATTCGCGTCACCGCGCTCATCGGCGATTTGTTTCACCCATTCACCGACTTGTGGGCTCAAGCGACCTTGACGGGTGCTGCCCAGGATAATGCCGATATTTAATTTGGACATCGTAATTTCCTCCTCGACGAATCTCATGATTATTTAGGTTGCTGTAATCATAATAATAACAGTTAGTGTGTTTTGTCAATCAACTTACGAAAAGTTTGTTATAGAATTTTTTAATAGGTGATAAATTCTCATATTCCATAACGATTCTAGCGCGGGAAGAAGCAGTCAGGAGCTTTCTTTTTTCCAAGAGATGGGGATATATGCTACAATAATAATGCCTTAAAAAACTGCGCATAACATAAATTATACGCAGTTTTCGTTTAAAACGATTATTTTGATGCTTCATGTCGAGTTATACAGCCCTGTAGATAGGTTATTTATCCTAATATATTAATGATTTTGCAGAAAATGTTATTGAGCATTTCTTTCTATCCATGAGGTACATTTTTTGTATTTGAGGAGGGACTGCCGGATGAGTGATAAGGATGACAGCTATGACGAATATAAAGAAGCTTTTCTAATCTGGATGAAGGATGCGGGATACACGCAGCATACTCAAAAGTCTTACCTCGGCGATGTTTCCCAGTTTCTCGATTCGATTGGAGATAAGAAACTGGAGCAGCTCAAAAAAATCCATGTGATGTCCTATCTTTCCTCAGTGCGTGAGCAAGGGGTCAGCGATACCACAAGAAACCGGAAGCATGCGGCGGTGAATAGTTTTTTCAAAGCGCTAATAGAGCTCGAAATGGCGGATACCAATCCGGCGGCGGGGATCAAAAAATCCAAAACGGATAAAAATCGAACACCTGTGTATCTTGATGAACAGCAGCTGCCACGGTTTCTGGAAAGTGTGGAAGGCAAGTACCGTTCTCGGAATGTAGCCGTATTTTTACTCATGGCTTATATGGGACTTCGCGTTGGAGAGGTACACACATTGAACCTGACCGATTACAATCGAGAGCGGCATACACTCGACGTATTCGGCAAAGGCAGGAAGTGGCGGACACTTCCGGTGCCTGAAGCGGTCGGAGTGATGCTGGACCGGGCCATTCTTGAGCGGATCACGCCTTGGCGTAAGAAGGAAGATGCGCTTTTTATTTCACAAAAAGGGCAGCGGCTCTCGATCCGCAACATCCAGCAGATTGCCGCGGATACGTTTGACAGGTACCAATCCGATGTGCCGGAACGTCAGCGTATTCCCTATTCCAGCCATAAGCTCCGGCATTCATTCGCCACCATGCTTCTCCGCAAGGGAGCAGACCTGCGAACGGTGCAGGAGCTTCTCGGACATTCATCCATTCAGACGACGACGGTATATACCCATGTCACCAGCAGAGAGAAGGAAGAGGCCATTTCGCGGCTTGAGGTTGTTCTTCCGTTTTAATTATCCCTAAATGCTGGATTTCTTGACGAGGAAATGGAGTAATAACCACATCATGCATATTTTTCCTCCTTTAGCGGACACTAAAGTCACAATAGAGGAGGGTGATGCTGCATGTGCCAGCGTTATTCAATGGCGGCCGATCTGCCGGTCGTGCTGGAGCATTTTCAAGTTGACCGAGTAATGTACTATTATCAGAACCGCTATAATATCAGTCCAACCCAGTCTGCTCCTGTCCTGCTTCAGCATCATGGAGAGCGTGTTCTGGATGAATTCCGCTGGGGCTTTATTCCTTACTGGGGAAAGGATGCGGTGAACGCAGATCTTCGTACGGTGAAGGAGAATCCCACATACCGCAAAATGATTGAGAAACAGCGATGCGTCATTCCATGCAATGGTTTTTACTATTGGAAAAAGGAAGGCAAGAAAATGCATCCTGTACGTGTAGTCCTGAAAAACCGTGGGATGTTCGGTGTCGCAGGGCTGTATGAGATATGGAAGGACTATAAGGGAGATCCGCTGCGGACCTGTACGCTGGTCATGACAGACGCCAATCGCCTGATTGGTAATTTTGAGGAAAACCGCATGCCGGCCATTTTGCCGGAGGAAGCGATAAAGGACTGGCTTAATGAAGAAAATACGGCATTTCACTCGTTAAGCTCACTCCTGCAGACCTATTCGGAAGATGAGATGGAGGCGTATCCTGTAACTCCGCTCATCGGTAATGATGATCATGATAATTCCGAATGCATCCGGGAAATGGATCTGCGTACGGCTTGGGTGAAGCAGTAATAGAGGCATATTTCATTCTGGTGAGGGAAAACTAATCTCCGTCATTCATTTCAACATGCACAAAAAGCAGACGGAGGTTATATACAAATGTCCAGTCCAGTGATCGAAGCCTTGAAGAAGAGACGCTCCATTTATGGTATCAGCAAAGAAAATGTAAGCACCGATGAACGGATACAGCAAATTATCGAAGAAACCGTGAAATATGTTCCGTCTTCGTTTAACTCGCAAACATCTCGCGTCGTTCTGCTTCTTGGAGCTAACCACGACAAATTATGGGATATGACGAAGGAAACGCTCCGTAAAGTCATGAATAACGAGGAAGCGTTTAAGAATACCGATCAAAAAATCGAATCCTTCAAAAGTGGTTACGGTACGGTTCTGTTTTTTGAGGATATGGATATCGTTAAGAATCTTCAGGATCAGTTTGCGCTCTACAAAGACAACTTTCCGGTCTGGGCCAACCAAACTTCGGGTATGATTCAGCTTATCGTATGGACTTTGCTTGAACAGGAAGGCCTGGGGGCATCTCTGCAGCATTACAATCCGCTCATTGATGAACAGGTACAGAAGGAATGGAAGCTTCCGGCTTCATGGAAACTGATCGCTCAAATGCCTTTTGGCAAACCAACGGCTACTGCAGGTGAGAAAGAGTTCATGCCGATTGAAGAACGTGTAAAAGTGATAAAATAAAGGTACAAAGTTATTTTCAAAAAACGACCTGCTCAGCGCCTAAAGCCCACATCAGATGTGGAAATTAGGTGCTCTTTTAGCTGATACGATAAAAAAGGACACCAAAGCGGGATCTGTGAAGATGAGAAAAATACATATCATAACCACACAATCGTAAAGCATAATAAAGCCTAATTATGGAGCTTTCACAATATGTATATAATTACCATTATGCTATAGATTGACAGTAAAAACCTTTCCAGTTCATAATTAAATCCATAAAAAAATAAGCTTTAACCGTTTAAAGCGAAAAGGATTACGGCGAGGAGAGAACATCATGGATATTTTTCGAAAAAAAACGGTTGGAAGCTTGGAAGAATCGGCTGGAAAGCTCAATAGAACATTAAGTGCACTGGATTTGACGGCGCTTGGGGTAGGAGCCATTATCGGTACGGGTATTTTTGTCCTGACTGGAGTAGCCGCTGCGGTGCACGCCGGACCGGGTCTTATTATTTCATTTGCCATTGCGGCGCTTACTTGTGTTTTATCGGCACTCTGTTATTCGGAATTTGCATCCAGTGTCCCGGTTTCGGGGAGTGCTTACGCGTACAGCTATGTAGCATTCGGTGAAATTATTGCATGGATACTCGGATGGGATCTGATACTGGAATACGGTGTAGCTGCAGCGGCTGTGGCGAGTGGTTGGTCATCTTATTTTACAGGTCTGCTGGACGGATTCGGACTTCATTTGCCTGCTGCGATCTCGGGGGCTTATGATGCATCCAAAGGTTCAATCATTGATTTGCCAGCGGTGATCATTATTTTCGTAATTACTTATTTACTGAACAGAGGCATTAAAGAAACGGCTAGATTTAACGGCATCATGGTCATTGTTAAGCTGCTCGTCGTACTGCTGTTTATTGGCGTAGGCGCATTCTATGTGAAGCCGGTCAACTGGTCGCCATTCCTTCCTTTTGGGGTCGGAGGAGTGATTAACGGGGCAGCAACGGTATTTTTCGCATATATCGGTTTTGATGCCGTTGCGACAGCTGCAGAAGAGGTGAAGAGACCACAGCGTGATCTGCCGATTGGCATCATTGCCTCACTGGCAATTTGTACGCTGCTGTACATTACGGTGTCTTTGGTTCTGACGGGAATCGTGCCTTATTCTTCGCTGAATGTGGGGGATCCGGTAGCTTTTGCGCTGCGATTCGTGAATCAGAATATGTTAGCCGGACTCACATCCGTAGGTGCAATTGCCGGGATGACCACCGTTTTGCTGGTAATGCTGTTCGGAATGACCCGATTGCTCTTTGCGATTTCCCGGGATGGCTTGCTTACAAGCAAACTATCCAATGTCAGCGGTAAAGCCCAAACACCAACGCAAAGCACCTGGGTGACGGGTACGCTCATCGCAATACTTACCGGCTTTGTGCCTCTGAACAAACTGGCAAACCTGACGAGTATCGGAACGTTGTTTGCTTTTGCTGTAGTTTCTTTGGGAATTATTGCACTGCGAAGAAACAATGCAGGGAATAAAAGTGGATTCAAAGTACCATGGGTGCCTTATTTGCCACTGCTAAGTGCAGCAGCATGTATCTATTTAATGATTAATTTACAGGCGATTACCTGGATCGGATTTGTAATTTGGATGATCGTGGGGCTGCTGATATACTTCTTGTACGGTAAAAAGCATAGTGTACTCAACAATGGTTCTGAAAAAGCCGATTTATAGTTACGTAAACATAATTATGTAAACAAAAATAAAAATAATAACATTAATTATTAATATTATTAATAAATATTTAACTAGTATTTCATTCCTTTCACCGGCTTGAACTGGCGCGAACCCCTGATTATGTTATATTATTTGAATTGGAGGTTTTCTTTCGACAGGACAAGCTGTCCTCAAGGAGAGGAGGAACTTGAATGAAATGGTACAAACAGCTTGTTGTAATCACTTTAATATTCAGTGTATTTTTGAGTGCTTGTTCTTCCAGTGAGGAACAGACCCCGATATCCGAGACGGCTCCTGCAATGACAGATACTGCTGACGTAACGGCAGATCAGGGCCAGACCTTGACGGTGGTAGCTCCGGATACGGTTAAACAAAGCACGAAGGATTCGGGCAAATATCAGATCCAAACCAAACTTACCGACTTCCAACTGTTAAGTGAGACGAAGGGAATTGCTTGGGGATTGACCCGCAATGAACTGCGTTTATATGTAACTGAAGATAATGGTCAGACCTGGATGAACATATCCCCTTCGGCGAATGTGCAATTTCCGGCGAATCCGCGGTATGGGAAAGATATTTATTTTACAGATCCGTTGCATGGTTGGATCATACGTGATCCATCAGGCATGTCTGAAACAATCGTTCTTCATACGAATGATGGAGGAGAAACCTGGGATATCGCATCCATTCCTCAAAAAAATAAAGTATCCGCGCTTACTTTTGATTCGCCTCAGCGAGGCTGGCTGATGACTTCCGAGGATTCGACCACCGGCAAAGAGCTAAAGGTTCTCTATCGAACCGATGATGGAGGCTCGATCTGGAAGGTCATTATGCAAAATACGGAGTATAATCCGGATAAATCCACCGTTACCAGTCCTTTGCCTCATCTCGGTTATACGCTGGGGGTGACCTTTGTTGATCCGTTACATGGATATACGATGGTTCAGGAGC
Encoded here:
- a CDS encoding diadenylate cyclase, which produces MDRNYCTGDYPLLRNDLTDKLTHIATILDHDIATLEQNDIQILNDIEEITKGLSELESITSTYFLNCLLTEYTNYSKEISRSIHKMSLKGQTALIVLEKNDPVAPLIKDGTPINAKISSQLIESIFHPESQLSHGAVLIQSDMVVSASNVLPVSSQIFWDRFFDIRELSALGLSELCDALILLISKDKSTLFCLNGNLFPFSTSSP
- a CDS encoding DUF1697 domain-containing protein; its protein translation is MTVYAALLRGINVGGHNKIKMSELRDVLEAAGCKQVQTYIQSGNVVLTSELDASSLQRLIEDQIQSTFGFSISVVIRSSADFEAIMRQCPYKEETLLEGESIHVSMLSSVPHEDGLNRLAAAEKGNDEYTIIGPDVHLLFRKSIRDSKLAVHLAKLGTPGTVRNWNTMKKLSDMISNQER
- a CDS encoding NADPH-dependent FMN reductase, which codes for MSKLNIGIILGSTRQGRLSPQVGEWVKQIADERGDANYEIVDIADYKLPLLGEADATEQATAWNTKLAGLDGFVFIVQEYNHSITASLKNALDFARDAWNNKAAGIVSYGSVGGARAAEHLRGILGELSVADVRVHPALSLFTDFENGTVFKPADLHLININGMLDQVLAWSGALKVLR
- the cdaS gene encoding sporulation-specific diadenylate cyclase CdaS; translation: MESEEKCRDLTPQMHEIKTRLVSISKDIHALIASLDQEDIDILKDIKTLSKKLTDMANMASSYHLNRLLAPYTHKCNIIFNAVRQLSSKRKGALIVIQRQDPIEDLITKGIPLSAEISSLLLDSIFHVGTPLHDGAVLIQNDIIFSAANILPLTRKTYKHVKLGTRHRAAIGLSEKSDALIFVVSEETGKESFAYHGSIYTFQVPT
- a CDS encoding HAD-IIB family hydrolase encodes the protein MKFVFDLDGTICFQGKPLSKVIVEALEELARHDHEIIFASARPIRDLLPVLPPQMQAYPMVGGNGAFVAKDNHIISTVHFEEDVKNHILSMIQLQNLKYLIDSEWDYAFTGNEDHPIRRNVDPEKRAKQIPLASMDIIMKMVLLEIPDPGLIMNQLSALPVVVHVHGNEGILDISPPGIDKWSGLMKLGVEDQSYVAFGNDANDITMFQHAHTSVMIGSHKELGSYASEQVPADAAIIAQRLLAFCEINECLTT
- a CDS encoding SOS response-associated peptidase, whose protein sequence is MCQRYSMAADLPVVLEHFQVDRVMYYYQNRYNISPTQSAPVLLQHHGERVLDEFRWGFIPYWGKDAVNADLRTVKENPTYRKMIEKQRCVIPCNGFYYWKKEGKKMHPVRVVLKNRGMFGVAGLYEIWKDYKGDPLRTCTLVMTDANRLIGNFEENRMPAILPEEAIKDWLNEENTAFHSLSSLLQTYSEDEMEAYPVTPLIGNDDHDNSECIREMDLRTAWVKQ
- a CDS encoding carbohydrate ABC transporter permease encodes the protein MGGLSVSNPHIKRKNYTWLYFLLPSIAIMLLFFIYPILLTFFYSFTNLALTGEAAKELKFVGLDNYTRMFQDPTVRISIWNTLIFLIGSAVIGQQVLGFLIALLMKHKKKVFRRVIGTIVLAGWVTPEIVCALCLYSFFGDEGTLNAIITFFGIPAVTWLFTVPMLTIILANIWHGTAFSMLVFQAALDDVPNEIEEAAVVDGASKLQILFRITIPYIKETITTNMMLVTLQTLGVFGLIYAMTGGGPGTSTTTLPIFMYNQAFVNYQLGYGTAISLLLLLIGIVLSLFYIRSLKD
- a CDS encoding copper amine oxidase N-terminal domain-containing protein, translating into MSIKTKAVTVMTILSLTAVMSAGSVLTNANPVASAASSSVLRQKSGPIQVTLNGGSYIFENAPLMDKGTVYVPLRDLGEMLGIQVFWDITTKDISITYPGTLIHMPFGGKEAVINGKKVTLSTPARIIGGRAYLPLRFVSESLGINVQWNAAKRTVAVTYSSAYTTGIGVNTVVWLNRKTGEVLVAHPFNAKPVSIGKLDLDLKEHLSIDAQLLTDGGMMLTVIDNYGEPHIHNNVYTAYVKNNKIVKQAKAYYFKRFERSIVSYDNHPLLLDGKTLTVLDTEGTVVKTYDLPALGGKDEEYSVAAVSETFLIIRPNDTGLLTLINLKDNSRTLLYKELLTPEEQEYSEKNDIPYYGDELSFYGASENGILTFSYDSPLTGKNRKLHYTMKP
- a CDS encoding cyclic nucleotide-binding domain-containing protein → MKIIHDTELLHSKLQHFDIPSLFTCKDGIPFELRSYEKQELVLEEGEQMDAILFLVEGKVKISSSVQTGKALLLRFCEPFAIMGDIELIQKVVVQSQVEAVERTYCVAVPFRYIYEHLITDPKFLMSLLTHVTYKLQTCTTASRVNLLASVENRFASYMLTTLEKENEFGKEIRTTNTHEIADLIGTTSRHLNRVILKLSEQGLIRREGDIVQVVDQIRLAEITQGLRYE
- a CDS encoding carbohydrate ABC transporter permease; protein product: MDTNQRNLIYRILPYVILSFIGICFLLPLLWVLVASVDPNAMQSLKMPKQITAGNYMDVITSHENQRAYVIGLLMSLGQAVIVVLLALLAAYPLSRYQLKYKKPFMLTILFMTSLPITAVMVPVYQLFLSLKLYDNNVGVVLFYVASSMPYGIWMLKNFMDSVPGDLEEAAWVDGASVFAGIRKIIAPLMVPGICTVAIFTFSGSWGNFFVPYILLQTPEKFPASLKLYQFFGQYGMVDYGRLAAFSVLYALPSIVLYILSQRFMSKGFSMQGGTKG
- a CDS encoding tyrosine-type recombinase/integrase → MSDKDDSYDEYKEAFLIWMKDAGYTQHTQKSYLGDVSQFLDSIGDKKLEQLKKIHVMSYLSSVREQGVSDTTRNRKHAAVNSFFKALIELEMADTNPAAGIKKSKTDKNRTPVYLDEQQLPRFLESVEGKYRSRNVAVFLLMAYMGLRVGEVHTLNLTDYNRERHTLDVFGKGRKWRTLPVPEAVGVMLDRAILERITPWRKKEDALFISQKGQRLSIRNIQQIAADTFDRYQSDVPERQRIPYSSHKLRHSFATMLLRKGADLRTVQELLGHSSIQTTTVYTHVTSREKEEAISRLEVVLPF